Proteins from a genomic interval of Nocardia sp. BMG51109:
- a CDS encoding CHAP domain-containing protein: MTGVATPTRVRTRARWLAVGVVIVLAIAAVAGMWWWQRASGPEALAGERLTVFPDIDGSALDPGQARIVAVARAEFADPGDGRKYAEGVEESWCADFVSWVMREAELPLENPNSGSWRIPGVYTLQEYYEARQRFAAAGSGYQPRTGDVVLYDHDSPFGQHTNIVLTADADTLTTIGGNEQGEIGIHHYARADVPGMVGFGRV, from the coding sequence ATGACAGGTGTCGCAACGCCTACGCGGGTGCGCACGCGGGCCCGGTGGCTCGCGGTCGGTGTCGTCATCGTGCTGGCGATCGCCGCGGTGGCCGGAATGTGGTGGTGGCAGCGAGCTTCGGGTCCCGAGGCGCTCGCCGGAGAACGGTTGACGGTCTTCCCTGATATCGATGGATCCGCCCTGGATCCCGGCCAGGCGCGCATCGTCGCCGTCGCCCGCGCCGAATTCGCCGACCCCGGCGACGGCCGCAAGTACGCCGAGGGCGTCGAGGAATCGTGGTGCGCCGACTTCGTGAGCTGGGTGATGCGCGAGGCCGAACTGCCGCTGGAGAACCCGAACTCGGGGTCGTGGCGCATCCCTGGCGTGTATACGCTGCAGGAATACTACGAAGCGCGGCAGCGGTTCGCGGCCGCCGGATCCGGCTATCAGCCGCGCACCGGCGACGTGGTGCTCTACGACCACGACAGCCCGTTCGGCCAGCACACCAATATCGTGCTCACTGCCGACGCGGACACCCTCACCACGATCGGTGGAAACGAGCAGGGGGAGATCGGAATTCACCATTACGCCCGGGCCGATGTACCGGGTATGGTCGGGTTCGGTCGTGTGTGA
- a CDS encoding ABC transporter permease codes for MDTLWTFVVDHRSQLLTDSYLHVSAVVQAVLLAAVISVLIGIAVHRSPWSSALSTAAASIILTVPSFALLGLLIPAMGLGVKPTITALVLYALLPILRNTIIGLSGVDPAVTDAARGVGMNPVRVLARIELPLAWPSILAGIRVSTQLSMGILAMAAYAKGPGLGNLIFSGLARLGSPTAVPMALTGTLLIIVLALALDAVLVLVGRLTTPRGIRD; via the coding sequence CTGGACACGCTGTGGACCTTTGTCGTCGATCATCGAAGCCAACTGCTGACCGACTCGTATCTGCATGTTTCGGCGGTCGTCCAGGCGGTGCTGCTGGCGGCCGTGATCTCCGTGCTCATCGGGATCGCGGTGCACCGCAGCCCGTGGAGTTCCGCACTGTCCACCGCGGCGGCCAGCATCATCCTGACGGTTCCGTCCTTCGCCCTGCTCGGCCTGCTCATTCCGGCGATGGGGCTGGGCGTGAAGCCGACCATCACCGCCCTGGTGCTGTACGCGTTGCTGCCGATCCTGCGCAACACCATCATCGGCCTGTCCGGCGTCGACCCGGCCGTCACCGATGCCGCGCGCGGCGTCGGGATGAACCCCGTCCGGGTGCTCGCCCGGATCGAGCTGCCGCTGGCCTGGCCGTCGATCCTGGCCGGCATCCGGGTCAGCACCCAGCTGAGCATGGGCATTCTGGCCATGGCCGCCTATGCCAAGGGCCCCGGACTGGGCAACCTGATCTTCTCCGGGCTCGCCCGGCTGGGCAGCCCGACCGCGGTGCCGATGGCGCTGACCGGCACGCTGCTGATCATCGTGCTGGCGCTGGCGCTCGATGCCGTGCTCGTCCTCGTCGGCCGTCTCACCACCCCGAGGGGAATCCGTGACTGA
- a CDS encoding respiratory nitrate reductase subunit gamma, producing the protein MTVLLWIVLPYCAFLSLVLGSLWRYRHDRFRPAGPGPDADRIEGYGATAFRFGVGLVLLARIVDVLAAGPHEHPDGIFYAAVIAAETIALPIAAAGAVMLFLPPTIAGTHPPAVTPLDRVTLPVLTAVVLSGVLVRFDPYSTADNYRAAETLFTWSRSLFTPHPNPDAIAHAPALYQFRALILLLLAAIWPYTRLAGIFAGPTVAWLARRRPQLTHLTVCPAERIRM; encoded by the coding sequence GTGACGGTTCTGCTGTGGATCGTATTGCCCTACTGTGCTTTTCTCTCTCTCGTGCTGGGTAGTCTGTGGCGCTACCGACACGACCGCTTCCGCCCGGCCGGTCCCGGGCCGGATGCCGACCGGATCGAAGGGTACGGGGCGACGGCGTTCCGGTTCGGCGTCGGTCTCGTGCTGCTGGCCCGGATCGTCGACGTCCTCGCCGCCGGCCCGCACGAGCATCCGGACGGCATTTTCTACGCCGCCGTCATCGCCGCCGAGACCATCGCGCTGCCGATCGCCGCCGCGGGCGCGGTGATGCTATTTCTCCCGCCGACGATCGCGGGCACCCACCCGCCCGCGGTCACGCCGCTGGACCGGGTGACGCTCCCGGTCCTGACCGCGGTCGTGCTGTCCGGAGTGCTCGTCAGATTCGACCCGTACTCGACCGCCGACAATTACCGCGCCGCCGAAACCCTGTTCACCTGGTCCCGCTCGCTGTTCACCCCCCATCCGAACCCCGACGCCATCGCCCATGCTCCCGCCCTCTACCAGTTCCGCGCCCTGATCCTCCTGCTCCTGGCGGCCATCTGGCCCTACACCCGCCTGGCCGGCATCTTCGCCGGCCCGACCGTCGCCTGGCTCGCCCGCCGCCGACCCCAACTCACCCACCTCACCGTCTGCCCCGCGGAGCGGATACGGATGTGA
- a CDS encoding ABC transporter ATP-binding protein — protein MTDTSTATPEQTEEHPRAEIVLDSVTKRYPGQRDPAVDNISLTIPAGEIVVFVGPSGCGKTTLMRMINRLAEPTSGTITIAGRDITAVNRDRLRRQIGYSIQQAGLFPHMTVARNVATVPGLLGWDRARVTARVDEMLELVGLDPGTFRNRYPRQLSGGQQQRVGVARALAADPPVLLMDEPFGAVDPITRGLLQDELLRLQGELHKTIVFVTHDFNEAVKLGDRIAVLGNNSRVLQYDTPAAILAEPADETVAGFVGADAALKQLTLVRVADVGLGGCPTAIETEDIEPLRAALAERDWKWGLVLDQRRRPLRWVSAEQLAQVSSLREAGLPVTGTVAERSSLQEALEALLAESTANAVVTGRRGEYAGLINIDTLVAHLSEMRAEHTSATAEQTPATAEQPPATTDSGDPT, from the coding sequence GTGACTGATACCTCGACCGCCACGCCCGAGCAGACCGAGGAGCACCCCCGGGCCGAGATCGTGCTCGACTCGGTCACCAAACGCTATCCGGGACAGCGGGATCCGGCCGTCGACAATATCTCGCTCACCATCCCGGCCGGCGAGATCGTGGTGTTCGTGGGCCCGTCGGGCTGCGGCAAGACCACCCTGATGCGGATGATCAACCGCCTGGCCGAGCCGACGTCGGGCACCATCACCATCGCCGGGCGCGACATCACCGCGGTGAACCGCGACCGGCTGCGCCGCCAGATCGGCTATTCGATCCAGCAGGCGGGGCTGTTCCCGCATATGACCGTGGCCCGCAACGTCGCGACCGTGCCCGGGCTGCTCGGGTGGGACCGTGCCCGGGTCACCGCCCGCGTCGACGAGATGCTGGAGCTGGTCGGCCTGGATCCCGGCACCTTCCGCAACCGGTATCCGCGTCAGCTCTCGGGCGGACAGCAGCAGCGCGTCGGGGTGGCGCGGGCGCTGGCCGCCGATCCGCCGGTGCTGCTGATGGACGAGCCGTTCGGCGCGGTCGACCCGATCACCCGCGGCCTGCTACAGGACGAGCTGCTGCGATTGCAGGGCGAACTGCACAAGACGATCGTGTTCGTCACCCACGACTTCAACGAGGCGGTCAAGCTCGGCGACCGAATCGCGGTGCTGGGCAACAACTCCCGGGTCCTGCAGTACGACACACCCGCCGCGATCCTGGCCGAACCCGCCGACGAGACCGTCGCCGGATTCGTCGGCGCCGACGCCGCGCTCAAGCAGCTCACCCTGGTTCGCGTCGCCGACGTCGGTCTCGGGGGGTGTCCCACCGCGATCGAGACCGAGGACATCGAGCCGCTGCGGGCCGCGCTCGCCGAGCGGGACTGGAAGTGGGGCCTGGTGCTGGACCAGCGACGCCGCCCGCTGCGCTGGGTATCGGCCGAGCAGCTGGCGCAGGTCTCCTCGCTGCGCGAGGCCGGCCTGCCCGTCACCGGCACGGTCGCGGAGCGCTCCTCGCTACAGGAGGCGCTCGAGGCGTTGCTGGCCGAGAGCACGGCCAATGCGGTCGTCACCGGCCGCCGCGGCGAGTACGCCGGGCTGATCAACATCGATACGCTGGTCGCGCACCTGTCCGAGATGCGCGCCGAACACACCTCGGCGACGGCCGAGCAGACCCCCGCCACAGCCGAACAGCCCCCGGCCACAACGGATTCGGGCGATCCCACATGA
- the typA gene encoding translational GTPase TypA — translation MSSVEFRNVAIVAHVDHGKTTLVDAMLRQSGAFAERAEPVDRVMDSGDLEREKGITILAKNTAVHRYDRGTVINVIDTPGHADFGGEVERGLSMVDGVVLLVDASEGPLPQTRFVLRKALAASLPVILVVNKTDRPDARIAEVVEESHDLLLDLASDLDDEAAEAAELALDLPVLYASGREGKASTVRPENGSAPDAPNLDELFDVLLKYVPAPRGDASAPLQAHVTNLDASPFLGRLALLRIHNGTLCKGQNVAWIHREPGASEDSIKTVKITELLKTFGVERNPAEEAVAGDIVAVAGIPDIMIGDTLADPDRVAAGEDLALPRITVDEPAISVTVGINTSPLAGRNGGTKLTARLVKARLDQELVGNVSLRVLPTDRPDTWEVQGRGELALAILVETMRREGFELTIGKPQVVTRTVDGKVHEPYEELTIDVPEDHLGAMTQLMAARKGKMVQMTNHGSGWVRMEFIVPSRGLIGFRTEFLTETRGTGIANAVAHGYAPWAGEIRARHTGSLVSDRTGAVTPYAMLQLADRGTFFVEPGSPTYEGMVVGINPRAEDLDINVTREKKLTNMRSSTGDVLETLARPMVLDLEGALEFCAVDECVEVGPDVVRVRKLVLPATERAREAARRKARDRAAQNA, via the coding sequence GTGTCGTCTGTCGAGTTCCGCAACGTGGCCATCGTGGCTCACGTCGACCACGGCAAGACGACGCTGGTCGACGCCATGCTCCGGCAGTCCGGCGCGTTCGCCGAGCGTGCCGAACCGGTCGACCGCGTGATGGATTCGGGTGATCTCGAGCGCGAGAAGGGCATCACGATTCTCGCCAAGAACACCGCGGTGCACCGGTACGACAGGGGCACCGTCATCAACGTCATCGACACCCCCGGCCACGCCGACTTCGGCGGCGAGGTGGAGCGCGGGCTGTCCATGGTCGACGGCGTCGTGCTGCTGGTCGACGCCTCGGAGGGCCCGCTGCCGCAGACCAGGTTCGTGCTGCGCAAGGCGCTGGCGGCCTCGCTGCCGGTGATCCTGGTGGTGAACAAGACCGACCGGCCCGACGCGCGGATCGCCGAGGTCGTCGAGGAGAGCCACGACCTGCTGCTGGACCTGGCCTCCGACCTGGACGACGAGGCCGCCGAGGCCGCCGAGCTCGCGCTGGACCTGCCGGTCCTCTACGCCTCCGGCCGCGAGGGCAAGGCCTCCACCGTGCGCCCCGAGAACGGCAGCGCGCCCGACGCGCCGAATCTCGACGAGCTGTTCGACGTGCTGCTGAAGTACGTCCCGGCGCCCCGCGGCGACGCCTCCGCACCGTTGCAGGCCCACGTCACCAACCTCGACGCCTCGCCGTTCCTGGGTCGGCTGGCGTTGCTACGCATCCACAACGGCACCCTGTGCAAGGGGCAGAACGTGGCGTGGATCCATCGGGAGCCGGGCGCGTCCGAGGATTCGATCAAGACGGTCAAGATCACCGAACTGCTGAAAACCTTCGGCGTGGAACGCAATCCGGCCGAGGAGGCGGTGGCCGGCGACATCGTCGCGGTGGCCGGCATCCCGGACATCATGATCGGCGACACGCTGGCCGACCCGGACCGGGTGGCGGCGGGCGAGGATCTGGCGCTGCCGCGGATCACCGTCGACGAGCCCGCCATCTCGGTGACCGTCGGTATCAACACCTCCCCGCTGGCGGGCCGCAACGGCGGCACCAAGCTCACCGCCCGCCTGGTGAAGGCCCGCCTGGACCAGGAACTGGTCGGCAACGTCTCGCTGCGGGTGCTGCCCACCGATCGGCCCGACACCTGGGAGGTGCAGGGTCGCGGCGAGCTGGCGCTGGCCATCCTGGTCGAGACGATGCGCCGGGAGGGCTTCGAGCTGACCATCGGCAAGCCGCAGGTGGTCACCCGCACCGTCGACGGCAAGGTGCACGAGCCGTACGAGGAGCTGACCATCGACGTGCCCGAGGATCACCTGGGTGCGATGACCCAGCTGATGGCGGCCCGCAAGGGCAAGATGGTGCAGATGACCAACCACGGATCGGGTTGGGTCCGCATGGAGTTCATCGTGCCCTCGCGCGGGCTGATCGGGTTCCGCACCGAGTTCCTCACCGAGACCCGCGGCACCGGCATCGCCAACGCCGTCGCGCACGGGTACGCGCCGTGGGCCGGCGAGATCCGCGCGCGGCACACCGGGTCTCTGGTGTCCGACCGGACCGGCGCCGTCACGCCCTACGCGATGTTGCAGCTGGCCGATCGCGGCACCTTCTTCGTCGAGCCCGGATCGCCCACCTACGAGGGCATGGTGGTCGGGATCAACCCGCGCGCGGAGGATCTCGACATCAACGTCACGCGCGAGAAGAAGCTGACCAATATGCGCAGCTCCACGGGCGATGTGCTGGAGACCCTGGCCCGGCCGATGGTGCTGGACCTCGAGGGCGCCCTGGAGTTCTGTGCCGTCGACGAATGCGTCGAGGTCGGGCCCGATGTGGTGCGGGTCCGCAAGCTGGTCCTCCCTGCCACCGAGCGCGCCCGCGAAGCGGCCCGCCGCAAGGCCCGCGACCGGGCCGCCCAGAACGCCTAG
- a CDS encoding HAD domain-containing protein has translation MAESSRAAILLDVDGPLNPAARQGDPPPGYRPFVLQHQIIPAIPPVPHRVLLNPDHGSCLLALASDADAELVWATAWEYEANRLIGPVLGLPRLDVIELEEHGIRHSDGHHGKLSAVVRWAGSRPLCWFDDEFQPADEGWAERRSDSGAPTRLIPVDPVGGLQSAHIDTARAFLRQLTGAGDRGTPQ, from the coding sequence ATGGCCGAATCATCGCGTGCGGCAATACTTTTGGACGTCGACGGCCCGCTGAATCCGGCCGCGCGCCAGGGCGATCCACCGCCGGGATACCGGCCGTTCGTACTGCAACACCAGATCATCCCCGCCATTCCGCCGGTGCCGCACCGGGTGCTGCTGAATCCCGATCACGGCTCCTGCCTGCTGGCACTGGCCTCGGATGCCGATGCGGAACTGGTGTGGGCCACCGCATGGGAATACGAGGCCAACCGGCTGATCGGACCGGTGCTCGGGCTGCCGCGCCTGGACGTGATCGAGCTGGAGGAGCACGGCATCCGGCACAGCGACGGCCACCACGGCAAGCTGTCGGCGGTCGTCCGCTGGGCCGGTAGCCGCCCGCTCTGCTGGTTCGACGACGAATTCCAACCGGCCGACGAGGGCTGGGCGGAGCGGCGCAGCGACTCCGGAGCGCCCACGCGCCTGATCCCGGTCGACCCTGTCGGTGGACTGCAATCCGCCCATATCGACACGGCCCGCGCATTCCTGCGGCAATTGACGGGGGCCGGCGATCGGGGTACACCGCAGTAG
- a CDS encoding ABC transporter permease, giving the protein MSPATRHTERRAESIRLLAQPVLALALAVGVLWWGFDRDLTATQQASMNADNIRTATREHVVITLTVIAIVVVIAVPLGTLLTRGRYRRLAPLFVGIANIGSAAPTIGLIALTYLWTQETGFWVGVGPIALYSLLPVLRNTILGFQQVDPMLIDAGRGQGMSGPTVLRRIEFPLAVPYILAGLRTSLVLAVGTATLSFLVSAGGLGILIDTGYKLRDNVTLWVGALLAVALALLVDWLGALAERFLGPRGLR; this is encoded by the coding sequence ATGAGTCCGGCCACGCGTCACACCGAACGGCGGGCCGAGAGCATCCGGTTGCTGGCCCAGCCGGTGCTGGCGCTCGCGCTGGCCGTCGGGGTGCTCTGGTGGGGGTTCGACCGCGACCTGACGGCCACCCAGCAGGCCAGCATGAACGCGGACAACATCCGCACGGCGACCCGCGAGCACGTGGTCATCACGCTGACCGTGATCGCGATCGTCGTGGTCATCGCGGTGCCGCTGGGCACGCTGCTGACCCGGGGCCGGTATCGGCGGCTGGCTCCGCTGTTCGTCGGCATCGCCAACATCGGCTCCGCCGCCCCGACGATCGGGCTGATCGCGCTGACCTATCTGTGGACCCAGGAGACCGGGTTCTGGGTCGGTGTCGGGCCCATCGCCCTGTACTCGCTGCTTCCGGTGCTGCGCAACACCATCCTCGGCTTCCAGCAGGTGGATCCGATGCTGATCGACGCCGGTCGCGGCCAGGGCATGTCCGGGCCGACGGTGTTGCGCCGCATCGAATTTCCGCTCGCGGTGCCCTACATCCTGGCCGGGCTGCGCACCTCGCTCGTGCTCGCCGTCGGCACGGCGACGCTGTCGTTCCTCGTCAGCGCCGGCGGGCTGGGCATCCTCATCGATACCGGATACAAGCTGCGGGACAACGTGACCCTGTGGGTGGGCGCGCTTCTCGCGGTCGCCCTGGCACTGCTCGTGGACTGGCTCGGCGCGCTCGCCGAACGCTTCCTCGGACCGAGGGGGCTGCGATGA
- a CDS encoding glycine betaine ABC transporter substrate-binding protein: MRRRTVLTRMAATLAAVGLVASGCGLEAGGAVPLRVGPGSIQPVPELDGVRITVGSKDFTEQIVLGYVLEFALSAAGADVRDLTAITGSNSLRDAQLHGQVDVAFDYTGTGWINYLGNENPIPESVPQFEAVRDQDLRKNGMVWTDMAPVNNTYALVTGAAAQQQTGVRTLSDYARLVNSGSSGPTCVGTEFSVRQDGFPGLVRKYGVDMAKVNKQVMQDALVYPATADGTCQFGSVATTDGRIPALNLKLLDDDQKFFPKYNAALVMRQAFADDHPQVAEVIEPITRLMTNEAVTELNRKVDVEGQEPANVARDWLVSQGFVTAR; the protein is encoded by the coding sequence ATGAGGCGCCGGACGGTGCTCACTCGGATGGCCGCGACGCTGGCCGCCGTCGGGCTGGTGGCCTCCGGCTGCGGCCTGGAGGCCGGTGGCGCCGTGCCGCTGCGGGTGGGGCCCGGCAGCATCCAGCCCGTTCCCGAGCTGGATGGAGTGCGAATCACCGTGGGCTCCAAGGACTTCACCGAGCAGATCGTGCTCGGCTATGTGCTCGAGTTCGCCCTCAGCGCCGCCGGGGCGGACGTCCGGGATCTGACGGCCATCACCGGTTCCAACAGCCTGCGCGATGCCCAGCTGCACGGCCAGGTCGACGTGGCCTTCGACTACACCGGCACCGGCTGGATCAACTATCTCGGCAACGAGAACCCGATCCCCGAATCGGTTCCGCAGTTCGAGGCCGTGCGCGATCAGGACCTGCGGAAGAACGGCATGGTGTGGACCGATATGGCGCCGGTGAACAACACCTACGCCCTGGTGACCGGCGCCGCCGCGCAGCAGCAGACCGGTGTCCGGACGCTGTCCGACTATGCCCGCCTGGTGAATTCCGGCAGCTCCGGACCCACCTGTGTCGGTACCGAATTCAGCGTGCGCCAGGACGGGTTCCCGGGGTTGGTGCGCAAGTACGGCGTCGATATGGCCAAGGTGAACAAGCAGGTCATGCAGGATGCGCTGGTGTATCCGGCGACCGCCGACGGGACCTGCCAGTTCGGTTCGGTCGCCACCACCGACGGCCGCATCCCGGCGCTGAACCTGAAACTGCTCGACGACGACCAGAAGTTCTTCCCGAAATACAATGCGGCGCTGGTGATGCGGCAGGCATTCGCCGATGATCACCCGCAGGTTGCCGAGGTGATCGAACCGATCACGCGGCTGATGACCAACGAGGCCGTCACCGAACTCAACCGGAAGGTGGATGTCGAGGGGCAGGAACCCGCCAACGTGGCGCGCGATTGGCTGGTGTCCCAGGGATTCGTCACCGCCCGCTGA
- a CDS encoding SDR family NAD(P)-dependent oxidoreductase: MSTVVMTGGTSGFGAVAAGRVRGSDDVRLILGARGPVSTGRSIPLDLAQLDSVRAFAAAVREETGDDPIDALVLNAGLIRPDVADRTVDGFETTFAVNHLAHYLLLRLLLPGLADGATVVLTTSGTHDPATKAGLAPPRHADADLLAHPDRDPDGETRARKAGQQAYTASKLCAVLTARALSERENTPSRRLTALAYCPGQVFGTGLAENLPFPLPVVWSLLGTPFLSRPLSRLSPTLNTAPSAGNTLSDLTLGLVTPPAGRTYAALRRGRLTWPDPSDLARSAELAHKLWADSARLVGLPD, from the coding sequence ATGTCCACGGTGGTGATGACCGGCGGCACTTCGGGGTTCGGTGCGGTAGCGGCCGGGCGGGTGCGAGGGTCGGACGACGTCCGGCTGATACTCGGTGCCCGCGGGCCCGTATCGACCGGCAGGTCCATCCCGCTCGACTTGGCGCAACTCGACTCGGTGCGGGCGTTCGCGGCCGCGGTGCGCGAGGAAACGGGTGACGATCCCATCGATGCGCTGGTGCTGAACGCCGGCCTGATCCGTCCCGATGTCGCCGACCGGACCGTCGACGGCTTCGAAACCACGTTCGCCGTCAACCATCTCGCCCATTATCTGTTGCTGCGGCTGCTGCTGCCCGGCCTGGCGGACGGCGCGACAGTTGTGCTGACCACAAGCGGCACACACGATCCCGCCACCAAGGCCGGTCTGGCACCACCACGTCACGCCGACGCCGATCTGCTGGCCCACCCGGACCGCGACCCCGACGGTGAAACCCGTGCGAGGAAGGCCGGCCAGCAGGCATATACCGCCTCCAAGCTGTGCGCCGTCCTCACGGCGCGGGCGTTGTCCGAGCGCGAGAACACCCCGTCCCGGCGGCTCACCGCGCTCGCCTACTGCCCCGGGCAGGTCTTCGGCACCGGACTCGCCGAGAACCTGCCCTTCCCCTTGCCGGTAGTCTGGTCGCTACTCGGCACGCCTTTCCTGAGCCGACCCCTGAGCAGGCTCAGCCCTACCCTCAACACGGCGCCGTCCGCCGGAAATACCCTGTCCGACTTGACTCTCGGACTCGTGACGCCCCCGGCGGGCCGCACCTACGCCGCCCTCCGCCGCGGCCGACTCACCTGGCCCGATCCGTCCGACCTGGCACGCAGTGCGGAACTGGCACACAAACTTTGGGCCGACAGCGCCAGGCTCGTCGGACTGCCGGACTGA
- a CDS encoding DUF1906 domain-containing protein encodes MRSIPMSRRTLFGAAAGIATAAGLSALAPGSAATGAQLGTLLDYAGSVPAADAIRAAGHAGVIRYVSDRRPGAEWMTGKPLRASEVDALRAAGLTIVSCYQYGKADTADWRGGLEAGKKHADRGLRLHLDAGGPEGVPIYASIDDNPSPADFATMIAPYLSGWQSVLGTENVGVYANAPTIELARAAGLGSWFWQHDWGTPEGVVHPAANLHQFEIDERSVGGVGVDVNAILTPQYGQW; translated from the coding sequence ATGCGTTCCATTCCGATGTCCCGGCGCACCCTGTTCGGCGCCGCCGCCGGTATAGCCACCGCCGCCGGGCTGTCCGCCCTGGCTCCGGGCAGCGCGGCCACCGGCGCCCAGCTGGGCACGCTGCTGGACTACGCGGGTTCGGTGCCGGCGGCCGACGCCATTCGAGCCGCCGGGCACGCCGGGGTGATCCGCTACGTCTCCGACCGGCGGCCGGGCGCGGAGTGGATGACCGGAAAACCGTTGCGGGCGAGCGAGGTCGACGCGCTGCGCGCCGCCGGGCTGACGATCGTGTCCTGCTACCAGTACGGCAAGGCCGACACCGCGGATTGGCGCGGCGGGCTGGAGGCCGGTAAGAAGCACGCCGACCGCGGCCTGCGGCTGCATCTGGACGCGGGCGGCCCCGAGGGCGTGCCGATCTACGCCTCGATCGACGACAACCCGTCGCCCGCCGATTTCGCCACCATGATCGCGCCCTATCTGTCCGGCTGGCAGTCGGTGCTCGGCACCGAGAACGTCGGCGTCTACGCCAACGCGCCCACGATCGAGCTGGCCCGGGCCGCGGGCCTGGGTTCCTGGTTCTGGCAACACGACTGGGGCACGCCGGAGGGCGTTGTGCACCCGGCCGCGAACCTGCACCAGTTCGAGATCGACGAGCGCTCGGTCGGGGGTGTCGGCGTCGACGTCAACGCCATCCTGACGCCGCAGTACGGACAGTGGTGA
- a CDS encoding 4a-hydroxytetrahydrobiopterin dehydratase — MSNPLLTDDEIATALKDLPEWTRTGASIARTVEAPSFLAGIELVRRVAAEAEAANHHPDMDIRWRRVTFTLSTHSEGGLTRLDVALAREIDRLAQES; from the coding sequence ATGAGCAACCCACTACTGACCGATGACGAAATCGCGACCGCGCTGAAGGACCTGCCGGAGTGGACCCGCACCGGCGCCAGCATCGCCCGCACCGTCGAGGCGCCCTCGTTCCTGGCCGGAATCGAACTGGTGCGCCGGGTCGCCGCCGAGGCGGAGGCGGCCAATCACCATCCCGATATGGATATCCGCTGGCGGCGCGTCACGTTCACGCTGTCGACGCATTCCGAGGGCGGGCTCACCCGCCTCGACGTCGCGCTGGCCCGGGAGATCGATCGGCTGGCGCAGGAAAGCTGA
- a CDS encoding mannosyltransferase, with protein MNRTLRWACGGSDGGVRGSRGARKVRGRHIALAALGLSVLARLLWMLVSPNGMNLVDLHVYVGGAADLGSGHLYDFTYSEKTPDFPLPFTYPPFAAVVFYPLHYLPITAVAVAWLLLIAAALYAVVRISFALLFGDAARDERRRTAEIGWTAVGLWLEPTRTTLDYGQVNVFLVLAGMAAAYYTGWRLSGLLVGLAAGVKLTPAVTGLYFLTQRRWASAIWAAVVFAGTIAISFAISPVETRTYFGPLIGDANRIGPVGSVWNQSLRGALTRLLGYDAGSPWQIGGHRVPFGPWWLAGAVVVAVLAYFAWRALDSTDRLGALLVVQLFGLMVSPISWSHHWVWLLPLVLWLLYGPLRAVAGARVLAGYWLLTTLIGLPWVLSFFQPTIWTISRPGILSWLGAVDAIGVLVFYVWVIRNGRRERKPEPETRAAVDGGVPAA; from the coding sequence GTGAACAGAACTCTCCGATGGGCCTGCGGCGGTAGTGACGGAGGAGTCCGGGGATCCCGGGGAGCCCGGAAAGTCCGGGGCCGCCACATCGCACTGGCCGCACTGGGCCTGTCGGTGCTCGCCCGGCTGCTGTGGATGCTGGTGTCGCCCAACGGAATGAATCTCGTCGACCTGCACGTCTACGTCGGCGGCGCGGCGGATCTCGGCAGCGGGCACCTCTACGACTTCACCTACTCGGAGAAGACGCCGGACTTCCCGCTGCCGTTCACCTATCCGCCGTTCGCGGCGGTCGTGTTCTATCCGCTGCACTATCTGCCGATCACCGCGGTCGCGGTGGCCTGGCTGCTGCTGATCGCCGCGGCGCTCTACGCCGTGGTGCGGATCAGCTTCGCGCTGTTGTTCGGCGACGCCGCGCGCGACGAGCGCCGACGCACCGCCGAGATCGGCTGGACCGCAGTGGGTCTGTGGCTGGAGCCGACCCGGACCACCCTGGACTACGGGCAGGTCAACGTGTTCCTGGTGCTGGCCGGGATGGCGGCGGCCTACTACACGGGGTGGCGGCTGTCGGGACTGCTGGTCGGTCTGGCGGCCGGGGTGAAACTGACACCGGCGGTGACGGGGCTGTACTTCCTGACCCAGCGGCGCTGGGCGAGCGCGATCTGGGCCGCGGTGGTGTTCGCGGGGACCATAGCGATCAGTTTCGCGATCTCGCCGGTCGAGACCCGCACCTACTTCGGCCCGCTGATCGGGGACGCGAACCGGATCGGGCCGGTCGGCTCGGTGTGGAATCAATCGCTGCGCGGCGCGCTGACCCGGCTGCTCGGCTACGACGCCGGCTCGCCCTGGCAGATCGGCGGGCACCGGGTGCCGTTCGGGCCGTGGTGGCTGGCGGGGGCCGTCGTCGTGGCGGTCCTGGCGTACTTCGCCTGGCGCGCACTGGATTCCACCGACCGGCTCGGCGCGCTGCTGGTGGTGCAGTTGTTCGGGCTGATGGTGTCGCCGATCTCGTGGTCGCACCACTGGGTGTGGCTGCTGCCGCTGGTGCTGTGGTTGCTGTACGGGCCGCTGCGCGCGGTGGCGGGCGCCCGCGTGCTCGCCGGCTACTGGCTGCTCACCACGCTGATCGGCCTGCCCTGGGTGCTGTCGTTCTTCCAGCCCACCATCTGGACCATCTCCCGGCCCGGGATCCTGTCCTGGCTGGGTGCCGTCGACGCGATCGGGGTGCTGGTCTTCTATGTCTGGGTGATCCGCAACGGCCGGCGGGAGCGGAAACCGGAACCGGAGACGCGAGCGGCAGTCGACGGCGGTGTTCCCGCCGCCTGA